The Gallus gallus isolate bGalGal1 unplaced genomic scaffold, bGalGal1.mat.broiler.GRCg7b scaffold_48, whole genome shotgun sequence sequence GCGGGCCTCCAGCAGCGGTGGGGGCGGGGCGTTCCCGCTGAGCGCAGCCAATAGGCGCCCGCGGGAGGCGGGGCCATCGAAGACGAACAGGAAGTCGAAGCCGCACTCCGTCTCCACTTCCATCAGCGTCAGCAGCACGCGCTGCccgggggggggctgggggcaaAGGTCACGGGGGGTCAAAGGTCAGGGGTCGCCCAGCCCATATGGgtcaccccactgcccccccaaccccatatgTCTccatgggtctctatgggtctctctATGAGGTCTCTCTATGCgtccctatggggccctatgggtctctatggggtctctatggctccccatgggtctctatggggtctctgtgacTCCCTTTGGGGCCCTatgagtctctatggggtccctatgggttccCGTCAGCGTCAGCAGCGTGTGCTGCCCagggggggctgggggcaaAGGTCACGGGGGGGTCAAAGGTCAGGGGTCGCCCAGCCCATATGGGTCACCCCACTGCCTCCCCAACCCTATATATCTCCATGGGTGTCTATGGGTCCTTCTATGGTGTCTCTATGGGTTTCTTTATAGGGTCTTTATGAGGTCTCCCTATGCgtccctatggggccctatgggtctctatggggtctctatggctccctatgggtttctatggggtctctgtgacTCCCTTTGGggccctatgggtctctatggggtctctgtggctccctatggggccctatgggtctctatggggtctctgtggctccctatggggccctatgagtctctatggggaccctatggggtctccatggggtctctatgtgtccctatgagatctctatgggtctctatgggtctctaaGGCTCCCTATAGCTCCCcatggctccctatgggtctctatgggtccctataggtctctatgggtccctatgggtctctatggggtttccatggggtctcaatgggtccctatgggtccccatggggtctctatgaggtccctatggctccctatgggtctctaggcggtctctatgggtccctatgtgttcctatgggtcgctgtgggtctcTATAGGATCTCCATGGGGTTTCTATATGACCCTATGGATTCCTATGGCTCCCTacaggtctctatggggtctctgtgggtctctatggggtctctatgaagtctctatggggtctctatggggtccctacgTGTTCCTATGGCTCGCTGTGGGTCTCTATAGGGTCTCCATGGGGTTTCTATGTGACCCTATGGATTCCTATGGCTCCCTacaggtctctatggggtctctgtgggtctctatggggtctctatgaagtctctatggggtccctatgtgttcCTATGGCTCGCTGTGAGTCTCTATAGGGTCTCCATGGGGTTTCTATGTGACCCTATGGATTCCTATGGCTCCCTacgggtctctatggggtctctgtgggtctctatggggtctctatgaagtctctatggggtccctatgtgtcgctgtgggtctgtatggggtctgtggggtccccaCGTGTCGCTGTGAGTCtgtatggggtctgtgggggtccccatgggtctgtatggggtctgtatggggtcgGTGGGGTCCCCATGGATCACtgtgggtctgtatggggtctgtggggtctgtgggtcccCATGTGTTGCtgtgggtctgtatggggtctatggggtccccatgggtctgtatggggtctgtatggggttggtggggtctccatgggtctgtatggggtctgtggggtccccaCGTGTCGCTGTGGGTCTGTACGGGGTCTgtgggtccgtatggggtcgGTGGGGTTCCcatgggtctgtatggggtctgtatggggtcggtggggtctccatgggtctgtatggggtctgtggggtccccatgggttgctgtgggtctgtgtggggtctgtggggtccccatgggtcactgtgggtctgtatggggtctgtggggtccccaTGCGTCtgtatggggtctgtggggtctatggggtccccatgggtctgtatggggtctgtggggtctatggggtccccatgggtctgtatggggtctgtgggggtccccatgggtctgtatggggtctgtggggtccccaTGGATCACtgtgggtctgtatggggtctgtggggtctatggggtccccatgggtcagtatggggtctCACCGTGCAGCACCCAGATGCAGTCCCCCATCACCGAGTAGTTCCCGGCGCCATCACTCAAAGCTCCGCTTCCTGTTAGGCTCCACCTCTTTCCGGTGCAAGCCCCGCCCACCGCCCCGCCCACCGCCAGGGCCAGCAGCGGCCACGCCCACAAAAGGGGCGGGGCCATGGCGGCCCGTGGGCGGGGCTTCAAGGGGGAATGGGCGGGGCTTAGCCAAAGGGGGCGTGGTCTGAATGTTTGTGGGCGTGGTCTTCTCGGAGTGGGCGGGGCTTCGGAGTGGAGCTGGAAAGAGAGGACGGGGTGGTTAGGGGGCTcggccccatagcgccccatagagggggctcagccccatagaggGGGCCTGCCCCATAGGGTGCCCCATAGAGGGGGCCTGCCCCATACAGAGGGCCTGCCCCATAGTGTGCCCCATAGAGGGGGCCTGCCCCATAGCATGCCCCATAGAGGggtcctgccccatagcaccccatagtgGGGGCCTGTCCCATAGTGTGCCCCATAGAGGGGACCTGCCCCATAGAGGGGGCCTGCCCCATAGTGTGCCCCATAGAGGGGGCCTGCCCCATAGCATGCCCCATAGAGGGggcctgccccatagcaccccatagtgGGGGCCTGCCCCATAGCGTGCCCCATAGAGAGGACCTGCCCCATAGAGGGGGCCTGGCCCATAGCGGGGGCCTGCCCCATAGCATGTCCCATAGAGGCGACCTGCCCCATAGAGGGGGCCTGCCCCATAGCGCGCCCCGTAGAGGGggcctgccccacagcaccccatagtGGGGGTCTGCCCCATAGCGTGCTCCATAGAGGGAGCCTGCCCCATAGCGTGCCCCATAGAGGAAGCTCGGCCCCATAGTGCGCCCCATAGAGGGGGCCTGCCCCAAAGCGTGCCCCGTAGAGGGGTTCTGCCCCATAGAGTGCCCCATATCAGGACACATAAGGGATCCAAGCCCCATatccagccccatagctgcagccccagccccacagccagccctaTAGGTGTCTATGGGGAGCCCCggccccacagccagccccataGTGGTCTATGGGAGCCCCAGCCCCTCAGccagccccatagctgcagccccagccccacagctagCCCCATACAGATCTATGGaagccccagccccacagccagccccataGGGATTGATGGGAGCCCCGGCCCCAAAGCCAGCCCCATTGCGACCTATTGggagccccagccccacaaccagCCCCATAGCGACCTATGGGAgacccagccccacagccagccccatagctgcagccccggccccacagccagccccataGCAGTCTATGggagccccagccccacagccagccccataGCGACCTATGGGgaccctcagccccacagccagccccataTCAGTCTATGAGgaccctcagccccacagccagccccataGCAATCTATGGGGAGCCCCggccccacagccagccccatagggatgtACGGggagccccagccccacagccagccccataAGGATCTATGggagccccagccccacatcagTCTATGGggagccccagccccacagccagccccacatCAGTCTATGGGGAGCCCCAGCCCCATATCGAGCTCCTGCCCCATAGTGCGCCCCATAGCcgagccccacagccccaccgcagcccctccccgccccctccccatGGGGCAGCTCCGttatggggtctccatgggacGCGATGGGGCCGAATTCCCCCTCATATCCATCGGGGCCGTGGGGCTGCGCGCCCCtgtgggggtctatggggtcttatggggatttatggggcgctgtggggctctgacCGTCTCTATGGGGCCGCCCCACAACTCCTCACCGCTCCGCACGGCGTTGGAGGACTCCGGAGCACAGAGACGCGCGGGGCAGAGCGCCACCGGAAGGGGCGGAGTCACGGAGCGGATACCGCAAAGAGGCGGGGAGAAAAGAGGAACCGCGCGGCCAGAGCGGCGTCAGCGACCATAGAGACAGGGAGACAGAGCGCCGCCCGCGGTCCTCCGGGGCGCCGCATTGGGGCGACGGGGTTCGAAGAGGGGGGCGGGGCCTCTGCCGAGGGGCGGGGCTTGCGGGAAAGGGGCGGGGCTTGGGATGAacggggatctatggggcagaatttgggggtctatggggtggaatTTGGGGGTCTATGGAGCACAGtttgggggtctatggggcagctatcgggttctatggggctccatggggcagctatgggtctctagggtgctctatggggcgctatggggcagctatggggttctatggggctctatggggttctttggggcagctatggggttctatggggctctatggggttctttggggcagctatggggcagctatggtGCTCGATGGGTTTCTATAcggcactatggggctctatggggcagctatggggcagctatgaagctctatggggctctgtggggcagctatggggctgtatggggctctatatggcagctctggggctctatggggtgttatggggcagccgtggggcagttATggtgctctatggggtgctatgggacAGCCAAGcggcagctatggggctctatgaggctctatgggtCAGCTATgaggcagctatggggcagctatggggctctattgggcagctatggggctctgtggggctctatgggactctatggggcagctatggggctctgtggggctctatgggactctatggggcagctatggggctctatggggcagctatggggcagtcatggggctctatggggctctatggggttctatggggctctatggggctctatggggttctatgggcctctatggggcagctatggggctctatggggctctatggggctctatggggttctatgggtctctatggggctctatggggttctatgggcctctatggggcagctatggggctctatggggctctatggggttctatggggctctatggggctctatggggctctatggggttctatgggcctctatggggcagctatggggctctatggtgctctatggggcagccatggggctctatggggttctatggggctctatggggctctatggggttctatggggctctatggggcagctatggggctctatggtgctctatggggcagctatggggctctatggggcagcagtggaggtgaggttGGGGTCCCCGTGGGTCCCTCCCCTAATTATGACACCCCTTAATTAATGAGCCCCCAAATTAGGACAGAACCCCTTAATTAACTCCCTTCTCCTTTAATGAGGACCCTCCTTAATtaatcctcccccccccttaACGAGGACCCTCCTCAATTAACGACCCCTCCCTTAACGAGGACTCTCCTCAATTAAtgacccccccccaattaaGACCCCCCCATTAAGAACCCACCCCAGCAGCCCCTCATTAAGACCCCCTTAATTACCCAAACAGCCCCTCGTTAACCAATTAACCCCCCTTAATTAACCACCGCCCCCCCCAATTAAACCCCAATTATCCCTCAAATAAACCCCCCCCCATAAATAAAGACCCCCCCCATAAgtaaagccccccccccccaataccACCCAGCCCCAATTAATTAACGCTCGTTAACGAAGGCTCTTAATTAGGCAGCgtttattggggggggggggtcacaccAGCTCCCCTCGGAGGTCAAAGGGCACCtgaagaaaagggggggggggggggaaagggggggtcAGTGACCCCAatccgaccccccccccccaaaataaatgGTCtgggggggaaattggggaccccccccaaataaatggggatggggacccccAAATGTGCCCCCCCCCATTCAAAAGCACCCCCAaaatgggaccccccccacaataaatggggctgaggggggaaaatggggacCCCCCCACAATAaatggggccggggggggaaattggggaccccccccacaataaatggggatggggacccccaaatccccccccccattcaaAAGTACCCCCAAAATGGGACCCCCCCACAATAAATGGGAGTGGGGGGGGAAATTGGGGACCCCCCCACAAtaaatggggctggggggggaaattggggaccccccccacaataaatggggatggggacccccaaatcccccccccattCAAAAGTACCCCCAAAATGGGTCCCCCCCCCACAAtaaatggggctggggggggaaagacccccaaatcacccccaAAATGgagaccccccccaaatctgAGACCCCCTCCCCAAAACTGAGACCCCCCCCCGCCAAATTAAAGGCtctggagatggggggggggggggcattaaagacccccaaatcacccccaaaattgagacccccccccaaatctgagaccccccccccaaattaatgggtctgggggtgggggggggcattaaagacccccaaatcacccccaaaattgaaccccccccccccaaaactgagaccccccccccaaattaaatggtctgggggtgggggggggcattaaagacccccaaatcacccccaaaattgagacccccccccccaaatctgagacccccccccaaattaatGGGtctggagatgggggggggCATTAAagacccccaaatcacccccaaaattgagacccccccccaaatctgagacccccccccaaattaatTGGTCTGGAGATGAGGGGGGCTTAAagacccccaaatcacccccaAAATTGAGGGCCCCCCCCCAAATCTGAGACCCCCTCCCCAAAACTGAGACCCCCCCCAAATTAAATGGtctggagatgggggggggCATTAAagacccccaaatcacccccaaaattgagaccccccccaaatctgagacccccccccaaattaatGGGtctggagatggggggggggcattaatgacccccaaatcacccccaaaattgagcccccccccccaaaactgagaccccccccccaaattaaatggtctgggggtggggggggggcattaaagacccccaaatcacccccaaaattgagaccccccccccccaaatctgagacccccccccaaattaatGGGtctggagatgggggggggCATTAAagacccccaaatcacccccaaaattaagccccccccccaaaactgagacccccccccaaattaaatggtctgggggtgggggggagcaTTAAagacccccaaatcacccccaaaattgagacccccccccaaatctgagaccccctccccaaaactgagacccccccccaaattaaaGGGTCTGAAGATGGGGGGGGGCATTAatgacccccaaatcacccccaaaattgagacccccccccaaatctgAGACCCCCTCCCCAAAtctgagaccccccccccaaattaatGGGtctggagatggggggggggcattaaagacccccaaatcacccccaAAATTGAGACCCCCCCGAAactgagaccccccccccaaattaaagggtctggagatgggggggggggcattaaagacccccaaatcacccccaAAATTGAGACCCCCCCCAAATTAATGGGtctggaggtgggggggggcattAAAGATCCCCAAATCACCCCCAAAATtgagaccccccccaaaactgagacccccccccaaattaatGGGTCTGGAGATGGGGGGGAGCATTAAagacccccaaatcacccccaAAATTGAGACCACCCCCCGAAactgagaccccccccccaaattaaatggtctgggggtggggggggcattaatgacccccaaatcacccccaaaattgagaccccccccaaatctgagaccccctccccaaaactgagacccccccccaaattaaaGGGTCTGGAGATGGGAGGGGGGGCATTAAagacccccaaatcacccccaaaatggagacccccccccaaatctgAGACCCCCTCCCCAAAtctgagaccccccccccaaattaatGGGtctggagatgggggggggCATTAAagacccccaaatcacccccaAAATTGAGCCCCCCCCCGAAactgagaccccccccccaaattaaagggtctggagatggggggggggcattaaagacccccaaatcacccccaAAATTGAGACCCCCCCCAAATTAATGGGtctggaggtgggggggggcattAAAGATCCCCAAATCACCCCCAAAATTGAGACCCCCCCAAAAactgagacccccccccaaattaatGGGTCTGGAGATGGGGGGGAGCATTAAagacccccaaatcacccccaAAATTGAGGGCCCCCCCCCACCAAAAGGCTCAGggaccccaacacccccccccccaaacaatatggggggggggtcgTTATGAAAGGGGGGGGTCGTTATgaaagggggggggtgggtCCTCACCTCTTCGTCCCCCCCCCATTGGGCCACGTCCTCGTAGTGATGGTTCAGCCccggggggggcgcggggggaccCCATTTTTGGGGGTCCTcccaggtgggggggggggaagtcctccaaggtgggggggggcggcgtcgcttgggggggggggcggccaCGATCCCATGGAGCtcatctggggggggggggagagggggggcaGTGgttgaccccccccccccaaaatccacccccccccccccaaaaaataaatggggctgggagggctaTGGGACCCCTCCCCAAATaaatgggtctgggggggacataggacccccccccccaaataaataGGGCTGAGGACCCCTatatctcccccccccccccccgaaaataaatgggtctgggggggctCTGAACCCCTAAAATGGGTCTGGGGGCGacataggacccccccccaaataaatgGGTTTGGAGACCCCCAAATGCCCACCCAAAATGGGTGTGGGGGTGAcagaggaccccccccccaaaataaatgggtctgggggggtcACGGAACCCCTAAaaatgggtctgggggggacataggaccccccccccaaaataaataGGTCTGAGgacccccatatctccccccccccccagaaataaatgggtctgggggggcaCTGAACCCCTAaaatgggtctggggggggaaatcggacccccccccccaaataaatgGGTTTGGAGACCCCCAAATGCCCACCCAAAATGGGTGTGGGGGTGAcagaggacccccccccccaaataaatgGGTATGGGGGGGTCACGGAACCCCTAAaaatgggtctgggggggacataggacccccccccaaaataaataGGTCTGAGgacccccatatctcc is a genomic window containing:
- the LOC121108895 gene encoding multiple epidermal growth factor-like domains protein 8 yields the protein MAPPLLWAWPLLALAVGGAVGGACTGKRWSLTGSGALSDGAGNYSVMGDCIWVLHAPPGQRVLLTLMEVETECGFDFLFVFDGPASRGRLLAALSGNAPPPPLLE